The DNA sequence TTGTGGCGAGGGGATTTATCCCCGCTGGGCTGCGAAGCAGCCCTAAAGCCAGGCACTACGGTGTGTCAGGAAGCTTGAATGGGGTCGCTTCGCAACTCAGCGGGGATAAATCCCCTCGCCACAAAAGCTGCGGCCAGCAACTCCCTCGGAGCGTGTTAACATCCGCGCTTTTGCAAGCATGCCCGTTGAGAGCTGAACACTGATGGCCAACAGATCTGTTGTACTGGATACCGAAACCACCGGCATGCCGGTGACCGATGGTCACCGGATTATCGAAATCGGCTGTGTCGAGCTGATCGGCCGGCGCCTGACCGGTCGCCATTTCCACGTTTACCTGCAACCGGACCGCGAAAGTGATGAAGGCGCCATCGGCGTCCACGGCATCACCAACGAGTTCCTGGTGGGCAAGCCGCGTTTCGCCGAAGTGGCCGATGAGTTCTTCGAGTTCATCCAGGGCGCGCAGTTGATCATCCATAACGCGGCGTTCGACGTTGGTTTCATCAACAACGAATTCGCCCTGATGGGCCAGCACGACCGCGCCGACATCACCCGGCATTGCACCATCCTCGATACCCTGATGATGGCTCGGGAACGCCATCCGGGGCAGCGCAACAGCCTCGATGCCTTGTGCAAGCGCTACGATGTCGACAACTCCGGCCGGGAACTGCACGGCGCCTTGCTCGACTCCGAGATCCTGGCCGACGTCTACCTGACCATGACCGGCGGCCAGACCAGCCTGTCCCTGGCCGGCAACGCCTCGGACGGCAACGGTACCGGCGAAGGCTCGGGCAACCAGGCCTCGGAAATCCGTCGTTTGCCCGCTGACCGCCAGCCATCCCGGATCATCCGCGCCAGCGAAAACGACCTGGCCGAACATGCCGCGCGTCTGGAAGCCATCGCCAAGTCCGCCGGTGCTCCGGCACTGTGGACGCAGTTGGTCGAGGCGCAGGCCCCGGCGAACGGATGAAGCTCAAGGCAAATAAAGAGCCTGTGGCGAGGGAGCTTGCTCCCGTCTGAGTGCGAAGCGCTCACAAAAAGGGGCTGCTTCGCAGCCCAGCGGGAGCAAGCTCCCTCGCCACAGTGATTCCGGCAAACCATGGGCGAACGGCTGCATCCACGTTCATTTCTCGCCACAATCGCCAGTACCTTCTAACCTGAGGTAACGGGCAGGCTACGGATCCCGCTTGATGTGTGAAGATTTGCAAGGCAAGGGCAATGGATGGCGATGCGCCGTTGGTTGTCTCAAGGAATGAGGACTTTCCCCAGTATGCAACCGGTCATGAATCCCAAACACCCCGGTCTGTCGGTACGCGTCGTCGATGATGGCTTTGCCGCCTACATCTGGGGCAGTGATTTCAGTTTCGAGGTCAGCGACTACGGTACGGCGCAGGTGGGCCGGCCCGTGAGCCAATGGGCGGTGACGCCCATCGTGCCCTATCGCAAGTGCTATGGCATCGACCCAGAAGAGTTCAGCAGCTTTCGCAATGCCCCGGACAGCGAGATCTTCATGGCTTATCTCGACGACCAGCCGGTAGGGCACCTGGTGGTCAGTACCAACTGGAACGGTTTCGCCCATATCGACGAACTGGCAGTGCATGCTCCGGCCCGTCGCCACGGGGTGGCCAAGGCGCTGCTCGACGTCGCTCACTTCTGGAGTCGCAAGAAAAAACTGCCGGGGATCATGCTGGAAACCCAGAACAACAACCTGGGGGCCTGCCGACTCTATGAGCGTTGCGGGTACGTGCTCGGCGGCATCGACCATTTGCGCTATCGCGGCATCGACCGGCATACCGCCGAAGTGGCGTTGTTCTGGTATCGGTTGTTCGACGATCCGCTGGGCATGTCGATCAGTGGCTCAGCAACGCCTCGGCTTGTTCCGTAAGCCGCTCCAGCAACGATTGGACGGCGGGCGAGGGTTGCGTGCCGTTCAGGCTCAGGGCATAGAGACCAATCGCAATCGCCGGTGACACCGGGCAGACATCCAGCTCACCGCCCTTGGCACCTGAGGCGGTGAACGGGTCGACAATGGCCAGGCCTTCGCCGGCCTCGACCATGGCGCGCATCATCTGATGGGTCTGTACGCGGATCTGGATCACCGGCGCCGGCCGCAGCGCCGCCAGTTTATGTTCGAACGCGGGGCTCAGCGGGTCGTGGCCATCGAGCCCCACCAGCGACTGGCCCGCCAGATCCTGAAGCGAAATGTATTTTTGCCGCGGTTGCAGCCAGCCGTGGGGCGCCAGCAATTGCAGTTTGCCCTGGGCAATCATCTGGCAATGGATGTCGGGGTGTTCCGGGTCGTGCAAGCTCAGGCCCAGGTCACTTTCACGCAATAGCAGGCTTTGGACGATGTCGCGGGTCGGTTGGCTGAGCAGGGTGCAAGGCACATCCGGATGCCGTCGACGCAGTGCGGCGATGCTCTGGGGCAACAGCTGTTGGGCCAGCGGCGGGGTGCAGATGACTCGCAGGGGAGGTGCCTGATAGTGTTTCAGGCTGCTGGCCAGGCGTTGCACCGGTTCGAGGGTGTCGTACACCCGCGTGATGCCGTCGCGCAATTCAAGGGTTTCCCGGGTGGCCTGCAAGCGACCGCGCACGCTGGCAAACAGCATGAAACCCAATTGGGCCTCGGCATCGCGCAGTATCGCCTCGACCTCCGCCACTGGCAGTTGCAGCCATTCGGCCGCCGTGCCGAGGTGGCCGGTCTGCAGCAGCGCCTGGATCACTTCGATGTGGCGTAAACGCATGCAAGAAGTCCGTATTAGGCAGGTAAGCCATTGAGTGGCTGAATCCTAACCCAAGTCCGGGCATGACTTCTGCTCATAACCAACGGTTATGAAGCTATTTGCGTTTCAGTGGGCGTTTGAGTGGGCAGTGGCGTTTCTGGTTCGCGCGTCAATTCGATTTGAGATTGCACGAGAATAAATTTGCCGTCGTCGAGTTTGGTGACTCGATCACCGATAGCCAATTTATAGGTAGTGACAGGCTCCTTGCCGTTTCCGTCCGGCGACGGGGTCGATTCCTGGAACTCATGCACCGAATAGACGCGACCTTCGGCGTCCCGCGCATGAAATTGTCCGACAAGTACTGCTGCCATTGCTTAGAACCTCTGGAAATAGATCACTCGATTTGCGGTTCTGTAGACCCTGGTCAAGCGCGGTAAGTTTTCCTACATGAAAAAAATAGTCCAGTCGGCCGGTTTTCGTCGTCCCGCTGGTCCAATTGTCGCTCCGATCATCTATAACTACAGGCTCCTTTGAGCCGACAGTCGAGAGACTCTTATGAGTAATGTCTACACAGTGGCCGTTTTGGTGGGCAGCCTGCGCAAGGCATCGATCAATCGCAAGGTGGCGCTGGCACTGGCTGACCTGGCGCCAGCCAATCTGAAACTGAGCATCGTCGAGATTGGCGACTTGCCACTCTATAACGAAGACATTGACGTAACGCCGCCGGCAGCCTACACCACATTCCGTCAGCAGGTGGGCGCAGCCGACGCAATACTGTTCGTCACGCCTGAATACAACCGTTCGGTGCCGGCACCGCTGAAAAATGCCATCGACGTCGGCTCGCGCCCTTATGGCCAGAGTTGCTTCAGTGGCAAGCCGGGCGCGGTGATCAGTGCATCGCCGGGCGCCATCGGGGGTTTTGGCGCTAATCATCATTTGCGCCAGTCCCTGGTGTTCCTCGATGTGCCGTGCATGCAGCAGCCGGAAGCCTACCTGAGCGGGGCCGGGACGGCGTTTGACGAGGCGGGCAACCTGTCGGAGTCCGTAAGGCCGTTCCTGCAGAAATTTATCGATGCGTATGGCAAGTGGGTGGAGCAGCATAAAAAGGCCTGATGGCCTCCTGCGGTTCAGGATCCAGCGCTCACCAGAAAGCGGGTCACACTCAGGGCCGTTCGTGTTTTCCCACGCACGGCCCTTTTGATGTCCCTTCAACCTGTCAACTCTGACAGTAGGCACATCTCCCTTTCAGGCATTGAATAAACCCAGACCTCATCCGACTGGGACCCCGCCATGGACACTGCCGACAACACCCCCCTGGATTACGACGCGCTGGTCATTCCCGACGGCGGCCCGGCGCATCTGCCGGCTCCGGTGGGCAGCGTCGGCATCAACATCGCTGCCGCCAAGCTCGTCTTTCCCCACCAAGGGTTGCGCCTGCTTCTACCGCCCTGGGGGGACCGCATGGGCCGGGGCGATTCCTACAGGGTCAAGTTGGGCGCTGTCCCCGTGCTGACGGGCTCTATCGATGAAGAGAGTCAGGTGGGCCAGTGGGTCGAGCGGTTTATCCCCGTAGGCGGGCTGGTCGATGGGGACTTCGACTTGAGCTACGACGTGAAAATACTCGGGGACCCCGACTTCAGGCCTTCAGTGGTGACGAAGATCCACGTCAAGATCGACTTCGCCCCGCCCGGTGGCCCCGATCAGAACGGCGATACGCCCGGTCATTCCGCACTGAAACTGACGATCCCCCCCGAGTTCCTGCCGCCCGGCGCGGTGGACCAGGAGGCCGCCAAGCAAGGCGTCCCGGTAACCATCGAGCCTTACCCGATCATGGCCGAAGGGGATCGAATCAAACTGTTCTGGGGCATTAAATTCGTTTGGAAAACGGTAGAAAAAGAACATTTGCCGCCACAGAACACCCCTCTGGTGATCACCGTCGACGAAACCACCATTGTCGAGGACACCGATGCCAACGGCCTGGCGGTGGTCTTTGAAGTCTATGACGTGGTGGACAACAAGTCCGAAGACTTCAGTGCCGAAGTGCGGGTGATCGTGGACACCGGCAACTCGCGCTTGATGGCGCCGTTGGTCAAGGAGGTGTTCGACCTGGAGCTGGACGTGGATCAGCTCGGCGAGGCGGACCTGACCTTTCAGGTGATCGCAGTGGATGCCAACTTCGAGGTGGGCGATGAAGTCGAGATGCATTTGACGGGCACCACGGCGGAGGGGGAAAAGATCGATGAAGTCACCTTCGCGCTGGAGAAAATTCTCGATGTCCCAAGAGTTCTTGAGTTCAAACGCCCCAGCGCCGAGGTGCGACAGCTGGCCGGTGGTCTCCATGCGGCTTTCTTCTACCGGCTGATCAAGGCGGATGGGAGCCCCGACCTTTTTTCGAAAGTGTTTGCGCCGCGGATCGTGGGCCGGACCAATCCCCTGGCGGCCCCGATCCCCCTGGACGAAATCGCCGGCACACTCGACCCACAACTGCCCAGTACAACCATCGAGATCCCGCTGGACCCGGCCATGGAAGAGGGCAATGCCATTGCCTTGATTTGGAAGGGGCTCACCGAGACCGGCAGCCCTTACGAGCCCGACTTGCCCCTGCATCCGCTCAGCGAGAACGAAGCGGAGGGTCGCGTACCGATCGAAATCGTCGTGACCGGCGAGCACCTCACCACCATTGAAGGCGGGACGCTCGATCTGTATTACAAGCTGTTGCGCGATGTGGTGAGCCGGGAAGTCATCGCAGAGGAATCGCTGCACGCCGACCTGCTCAGTATCGGCATCCCCCAGGCCGAATTACCGCTCCCGGTGGTTGAAGGCGAGAACGACGGCGTACTGGATCCGGCGGACAAGCCGAACGGCACACGCTTGATCGTTCGCCAATACAGCGGGCAAAAGGCCGGCGACCGGGTGCATAGCTTGTGGTGGGGGTCGAAAACCGGCCGGTATCGGGACTCGATTCGGGTGACTGAATTTACCGAGAACCAAGACCTCCCGTTCCCCATCACCGCCGCGTTGATCGAGGGGAATCGGGATGGCACGGTGCGGGCGATGTATTGGGTCAAGCGGGTTGCGGGTGGTACTTCTGCTTCAGAAATCTTGCAGATGCGCATTGGCGTAGGCATGGATTTCATAGCGCCCAGCATCAAGCAGGCCACCGGCACTGCGCCCAACCAGCAACTGAATCCGGTGGCGGCTAAGGATGCCTTGACCGTGCTGATCCCCGATTATGGTATCCAGCCCGGAGATAAAGTCAGCGTCACCTGGGCCGGTACTGCAGGCGCGGGTTCTTATACCAAGCCGGCAGACGATTTGCCTTCCAACCGAGAGATTGAACTGCCGGTCTCGGTCATCGCTTATAACCTGGCGAGGTCGGTGACAGTCACCTACACCGTGACCCGCGAGGGTAAGGAGTGGCCAGCGTCAGCACCACTGACCCTGAGCGTGCAGGCGTTCGCCGCGGGCGATCTGCCCACGCCGCTGATCCCTCAAGCGGCTAGCAACGGCACCGGTAGCGAGCTCGACCTGAGCAGCTTCACCGGCGATGCCCGGGTCACGGAAGCGCCGTGGCCGCTGATCGCCGCAGGCCAGCGGGTCTGGTTGCGATGCGAGGGCACCGCCAGCGATAACACCGATCACACGATCACCCTTTACACCAATTCAGCGGTAAGCGGAAGTGAAGTGGGCGCCGGCCTCTCCAAGGAAATCCCGCGGGCCGAGCTTGCGAAGTTGCGCGATGGCTCCGCGCT is a window from the Pseudomonas brassicacearum genome containing:
- a CDS encoding YncE family protein; the protein is MDTADNTPLDYDALVIPDGGPAHLPAPVGSVGINIAAAKLVFPHQGLRLLLPPWGDRMGRGDSYRVKLGAVPVLTGSIDEESQVGQWVERFIPVGGLVDGDFDLSYDVKILGDPDFRPSVVTKIHVKIDFAPPGGPDQNGDTPGHSALKLTIPPEFLPPGAVDQEAAKQGVPVTIEPYPIMAEGDRIKLFWGIKFVWKTVEKEHLPPQNTPLVITVDETTIVEDTDANGLAVVFEVYDVVDNKSEDFSAEVRVIVDTGNSRLMAPLVKEVFDLELDVDQLGEADLTFQVIAVDANFEVGDEVEMHLTGTTAEGEKIDEVTFALEKILDVPRVLEFKRPSAEVRQLAGGLHAAFFYRLIKADGSPDLFSKVFAPRIVGRTNPLAAPIPLDEIAGTLDPQLPSTTIEIPLDPAMEEGNAIALIWKGLTETGSPYEPDLPLHPLSENEAEGRVPIEIVVTGEHLTTIEGGTLDLYYKLLRDVVSREVIAEESLHADLLSIGIPQAELPLPVVEGENDGVLDPADKPNGTRLIVRQYSGQKAGDRVHSLWWGSKTGRYRDSIRVTEFTENQDLPFPITAALIEGNRDGTVRAMYWVKRVAGGTSASEILQMRIGVGMDFIAPSIKQATGTAPNQQLNPVAAKDALTVLIPDYGIQPGDKVSVTWAGTAGAGSYTKPADDLPSNREIELPVSVIAYNLARSVTVTYTVTREGKEWPASAPLTLSVQAFAAGDLPTPLIPQAASNGTGSELDLSSFTGDARVTEAPWPLIAAGQRVWLRCEGTASDNTDHTITLYTNSAVSGSEVGAGLSKEIPRAELAKLRDGSALKVVLEVTFNRSSNQSEVVAFPLRTYIVRAVEWLTPTLTDIRDSKGTVVGGSTVETSVTVTGTGHSGERIQLMDGTANIGNPVPISVGGTTWSTPLTGLSVKAYSLKARGLYGSEPESAASTFTVITLTEVHKPYIQQAENNGEGATLDLSTFTGNATVKVRPWPGIAAGQKVWLRCLGKKANGDDHFITLYTASGVTSAEVTAGLSKSLARAQLELLGSNTELMVELKVTFNGSSVEEGATVFPLRTYNVIVRAPVSIDVGISPTRHALSPDGAYLYVCVFEARKIVVVSTATYAVIRTVDSPEPTLGPWDIAVSPDGRWAYVFLTVLNFGGILHSIRILDLTTYSFTSGGANPSPTSNAIALTKNGTQIYVRNTRSISVYDTVSLSLIGSISLTGNPDNNHISFNPTGDLGYYASALGVGPSKVEVVDTVTHTVLRTIGVPTDYAVSLSLSPDGSRAYIGHNPNYFTSGSGISSVSIMEVATGRIMKTIAIPQMSAGTASFRVISSPGGTRVYLYGASYRHIEVIDTATLTLMSSIPMPDQLVGDGVDHITYSSSGTYFYMSMAGGHQLGIVPRRS
- the dnaQ gene encoding DNA polymerase III subunit epsilon — translated: MANRSVVLDTETTGMPVTDGHRIIEIGCVELIGRRLTGRHFHVYLQPDRESDEGAIGVHGITNEFLVGKPRFAEVADEFFEFIQGAQLIIHNAAFDVGFINNEFALMGQHDRADITRHCTILDTLMMARERHPGQRNSLDALCKRYDVDNSGRELHGALLDSEILADVYLTMTGGQTSLSLAGNASDGNGTGEGSGNQASEIRRLPADRQPSRIIRASENDLAEHAARLEAIAKSAGAPALWTQLVEAQAPANG
- a CDS encoding LysR family transcriptional regulator, translating into MRLRHIEVIQALLQTGHLGTAAEWLQLPVAEVEAILRDAEAQLGFMLFASVRGRLQATRETLELRDGITRVYDTLEPVQRLASSLKHYQAPPLRVICTPPLAQQLLPQSIAALRRRHPDVPCTLLSQPTRDIVQSLLLRESDLGLSLHDPEHPDIHCQMIAQGKLQLLAPHGWLQPRQKYISLQDLAGQSLVGLDGHDPLSPAFEHKLAALRPAPVIQIRVQTHQMMRAMVEAGEGLAIVDPFTASGAKGGELDVCPVSPAIAIGLYALSLNGTQPSPAVQSLLERLTEQAEALLSH
- a CDS encoding GNAT family N-acetyltransferase, with amino-acid sequence MQPVMNPKHPGLSVRVVDDGFAAYIWGSDFSFEVSDYGTAQVGRPVSQWAVTPIVPYRKCYGIDPEEFSSFRNAPDSEIFMAYLDDQPVGHLVVSTNWNGFAHIDELAVHAPARRHGVAKALLDVAHFWSRKKKLPGIMLETQNNNLGACRLYERCGYVLGGIDHLRYRGIDRHTAEVALFWYRLFDDPLGMSISGSATPRLVP
- a CDS encoding NADPH-dependent FMN reductase translates to MSNVYTVAVLVGSLRKASINRKVALALADLAPANLKLSIVEIGDLPLYNEDIDVTPPAAYTTFRQQVGAADAILFVTPEYNRSVPAPLKNAIDVGSRPYGQSCFSGKPGAVISASPGAIGGFGANHHLRQSLVFLDVPCMQQPEAYLSGAGTAFDEAGNLSESVRPFLQKFIDAYGKWVEQHKKA